Genomic window (Paenibacillus sp. PK3_47):
GCCTGTATGCCGAGGCTGAGAGCCATCAGGGCGAGCGGAACCGGACACAGCCGGATCCAGCGTGCCAGCTTTGGCGCGACATAATAATGCAGCGCTTCCTGCTGCACCAGATGGCCGATATACAGGGCGAAGAGCAGCAGAATGACTGCCCTCAGCAAATAGTGGAATCGGATAGCGCCGGATTCATTCATCCCGCTGTCCCCCTAACGGTTATAACCACATCGAAGCCAGCACAGAGCCGATAAAGACTGTACTGAAGATGAGGAAAAATAAATAAAGTGCAAATTTAGTTTTGAACAGTGACAAAAGCATCAGCGAGTTCTTGAGATCAAGCATCGGCCCCAGCACCATGAAAGCCAGCAGCGAGCCGGAAGGAAAGGTATGCAGAAAGGTTGAGGCGACAAAAGCATCGGAGGTTGAGCACAGCGACAGGACAAACGCAAGGCCCATCATGAACAGATATGAACCAAGAGGCTGTCCCCCTATGGCCGCCAGACTGCCGTGGTCCATGAAGGACTGGATGCCGGCGGTTAACAGGCAGCCGATAATGAGATATTTGCCCATTTCGAAGAACTCGTCCGATGTATGCACGAAAATGGCTACCAGTCTGCCCCCGGGTGTATTCCCATGATGGGGTTCAAGGCTTTCCCGCGGGATGGAGAGGCGCAAGGGTGTTTTTTTGACGGTGGCGTAAATAATGAATCCGATGAGGGCAGCAACAGCAAAAGCCAGTCCCATACGCGCATAAGCCAGTCCCGGATGAGAACGGAAGGCTGTAAGTGTAGCGCCATAAACAACCGGGTTAAGCACGGGTCCGGATAGAATGAACACCACCGCAACATACAGCGGCATCCCTTTGTGCATCAGCCTCCGGACCAGGGGAATCATGCCGCACTCACAGACCGGAAAAATAATGCCGAGCATACAGCCGGCAAGGATAGCCGGAACCGGATGGCGGGGAATCCAGCGGGAGATGGTCTCGTCCGGTACAAATACCCGCAGCAGGGAGGACAGCAGCGCGCCGAGCAGTACAAAAGGCATAGCTTCCAGCAGGATGCCGATAAATGATGTTTTGAACGTGTCCATATACGCATTGTTCAGCAGCTCAGGATGCTCCGGCAGCCAGACCATCCCGAGAATAATCAGGAAGACAGCGGGAAAAAGCAGCGGCAGAATTTTGAAGGGTGACAAGATAAACAAGGCTTGAGAACGCTCCTTCCCGGTCAGAGTCTTATTGAAACAGCGCTGTCCAGCGCTCCGTCAGCTGAGCCTCATTCAGATTCAGGCCAATGAACACAAGATAAGGCAGGCCGGGATAACGGGAGGGTTCCCACTCCGTCCGGTTACCGGCAAATTGGACAAGCTGAACCGATTCCTCGCCGCTAAGGCGTACATGCCCTTTGGCCCGCAGCAGTGTATCGCCCCATTCCCGGAAGAAATTTTCCAGCTGACCGCTGCTGATCCCTTCTTCACCTGAACGCGGGAACGTCAATGTAACTGCAGATACCTGGGAATAGGAGGCTTCCCGTTCCGTGTCCGCTTCCTGAAGCGCTGTGCCGCCCCGGCTGTACCCGGAGGCTGTCCGCTTGAGGGCTGAACCGTTGACATTGCGGGAGATGCGCTGTGCTGCTGGACGGGAGACACGGGGGCTGATTCCGGCCAGCAGGGGAGCGAGGTTAATCTCACTGTAATGGGTAAAGACAATCTCGGATTCTGCGTTATATTTACGGACCGTTTTTTCAATCTTCCACAGGGTTTCCTGCTCCACCAGATCGCTTTTGTTGACGATAATCAGGTCACCGCCGGTCAGCTGTTTGCGCAGTGTACGGACAAGCTGCCTGTCGGCCGACAGCCGGCTGTTGTACTCCAGCATATTTTCGGCATCCACGAGTGTAATGGTGTAGTGCAGCGCCAGATGCTCGCTTAAGCTGATGTCCTGCAGGGAACCTGCTATTTCTTCGGGATCAGCCACCCCGGTAAGCTCGATAAAAATAATATCCGGCCGCTTGGCCATAAGTGCGTTCAGGCTCCTCGGCAGATCCTCCCTGCGGCTGCAGCATACACAGCCATCCAGCAGCTTTTCCACACTTGCACCAGCATGCTCTTCCAGAATATAACCGTCCACATCACGTTTTCCCAGCTCGTTCATCACTACGCCGGGAGTAAGTCCTCTGGCTTTACTCTCCTTTAGCAGCGTGAGCAGGAGGGTTGTTTTGCCGCTCCCCAAAAATCCGCTTAAGATCATCACCGGTATCTTCATAGTCCACACTCCCGTTCCATTCTTGCAACAGCAAGGTTCATATTTTCATATATCCATCTATACGTAAGGCCTGTTCTGTAAAGAACCGTAAATTAAGAGAGTTGAAATTATTTGGAATAGGCTGTTGACAGAAGGAGAAGCTTACGTATAAAATGTGTAAATCGTAATAATTACGAATAAAAGGAGATGTCCAAGATGAGAGTTACTGTAACTTTGGCCTGCACAGAAACAGGCGACCGCAACTACACCACCACCAAGAATAAGAAAAACCAGCCGGGCCGGCTCGAGATGAAAAAATATTGCCCGCGTCTGAAGCGGGTTACACTGCACCGGGAGACCCGTTAATAAACAGGGACAGCGGTTCAAGCGAGCTTCTATATTTCTAACACTAAGGAGATAAAATTATGAAAAAAATACCTGTAACCGTACTAAGCGGCTATCTCGGTTCCGGCAAAACCACGCTGCTTAACCATATTCTGCACAACCGTGACGGTCTGAAGGTGGCTGTCATTGTCAATGACATGAGCGAGGTCAATGTGGATGCGAACCTGGTGAAATCGGGAAATACGCTGTCCCGTACGGAGGAAAAGCTGGTGGAAATGTCGAACGGCTGCATCTGCTGCACGCTTCGTGATGATCTGCTGCGTGAAGTCGGCAATCTGGCGGCGGAAGGCCGGTTTGACTATATTCTGATTGAATCCTCAGGCATCAGTGAACCGGTTCCGGTAGCCCAGACCTTCACTTATGCCGACCCAGACCTGGATATTGACCTTACAACACTGGCCAGACTGGATACGATGGTCACTGTGGTGGATGCCAACCGTTTCTGGCATGATTTTGCTTCCGGCGACAGCCTTCTGGACCGCAATACCACTGCAGGTGAGGGAGATACGCGGGACATTGTGGATTTGCTGATTGACCAGATTGAAACCTGTGATGTGCTGCTGCTCAACAAATGCGATCTCGTGGAGGAACGGGAGCTGAACAAGCTTGAAGCCGTACTCCGCAGACTGCAGCCCGGCGCCAAAATCATCCGCACTGTAAACGGAGTGGTGGACCCCAAAGAGATTTTGAATACCGGCCTGTTCGATTTTGAGAAGACAAGCATGTCTTCCGGCTGGATCGCCGAGCTGAACAAGGAAGAGCATACACCGGAAACGGAAGAATACGGGATCACCTCTTTCGTCTACCGGCGCAGAACGCCGTTTCATCCCCAGCGGCTCAGCTTTTTCTTCAGCAATTGGCCGGAAGAGGTTGTGCGGGCCAAGGGACTCGTATGGCTGGCGGCCAAAGGGGATCTTGCCGGGAGCCTGAGCCAGGCGGGGCCCTCCATCCAGTTCGGCCCTGCCGGTTATTGGCTGGCGACTTTGCCGGAGGAGCAGCAGCTGGAGGTACTGGCCTCAGAGCCGGATGTCAAAGCCAGATGGGACGGGAAGTGGGGCGACCGGATGAATGAAATTGTATTCATCGGCATTGGCCTGGACCGCGCGGCTGTCGAAGCCCGGCTTGACAGGGCTCTGCTGACCGAAGAGGAAATGGGTGAGGATTGGAGCCGGTTCAACAATCCGCTTCCCTGGCCGTCCGAAGAGCTGCTCGCGGCGGCGCAGGAATAGGAAAGACTTGAGCGTGTAACAGCGAAAATAGCGGGCCGGAATCAGTAGAGGATTCCGGCTTTTTTAACCGCAAAAGCAGGCCGGCTACAGGGTAGAGGCGGTGAGTCCCTGTTGCGGCGCAGTACATTTATGCCTCCCGGCGTTTGGTGCTCGGCCCGTGGAGATGGCTGGCTGTTGGAGCCAGGTTGGCTAATGGAGCCGGTTTACCTGATGGAGCTAATCGCCTAATGGAGTTAATCTGCCTGATGGAGTCAATTGCCTAATGAAGCCGGTTTGCCTAATGGAGTCAATCTGCCATACGTAGCCGGTTAAACTTCTGGAAGCAGTCAACTTTCCGGGGCTTTTGCAGCCGTTGCTGGCTCCAAAAACATTGCATTCGCGGGCTAGTTGGATTTCCTCCATCTAATTTCAGTAAATAACATCATTTACGATAAGTAATTGGAAAAACTCCATCTATTTCGGACAAAATCTGCCTCTGGGGCGGAAAATGGTGCAATTAGACGGAGTTTTTCCCACTAATCTCGTTATCTGCTTACTTAGCGGGAAATTAAATGGAGAAATTCCACTTCGATGGATCGGCATGCCCTAGGAAACGTCACTAAAAGAGAATTATTAATTAATAAAGTAGTAATAATTACGATTAATTTCCCTAAACGGGTTTACAAATAGTAATTATTACGATAAACTCATTGGAGTTAATGCGTAATGATTACGAATTATGATTTACGAATTACGGATTACGAATTATGAATTATGAATTACGAATTATGATTTGTAAATTACGAATTGTGATTTGTGAATTACGAATTATGATTTGCGAATTACGAATCACGGATTACGAATCACGAATCACGAATAAACCGTTATTGGAAAGAAGGTTATTTCTGTGTTGCTCTCGTCCATGCGTGATGTGGTATTCGGTTACGGAGACGAACCGGTTATCGAATCGCTGTCGCTAGATATTGAAGCCGGGCAGTTCATTGGAATCACCGGCCCGAACGGAGCCGCCAAGACGACACTGCTGAAGCTTATGCTCGGACTGCTCCGGCCCTGGAGCGGTACAGTTACACTGAACCGGGAAGTTTCCCGCGGAGGCAAGCTTGCAGTCGGTTATGTGCCGCAGCAGGTGGCATCGTTCAATGCAGGGTTTCCCAGTAAAGTGATCGAGCTGGTCCGTTCCGGCTGCCACTCCCGGCTGGGGCTGTTCGGCCGGTTTACGAAGGAGCAGGAGAGAATTGTCGAGAACAGCCTCCGGCAGGTGGACATGTGGGAGTACAGAGACAAGCGGATTGGGGAGCTGTCAGGCGGACAGAAGCAGCGGATCTGTATCGCCCGCGCCCTGGCCCAGCAGCCGCAGGTGCTGGTGCTGGATGAGCCCGCTACTGGAATGGACATTGCCAGCCGGAAAGGCTTTTATGAGCTGATGCGTCATGATGTCAGCGTACATGGCCGCACAGTCGTTATGGTGACACACAGCCTGGAGGAAGCGGGACCTTATCTGGATACGGTCATTAGCCTTGAACAACAAGAGCAGGAGGGCTGGACATGCTTGGTTACGAATTCATGCAGCGCGCATTTTGGGCCGGGGGCCTGATTGGCCTGATTGCCCCGCTGCTCGGCGTGTACCTGATGCTCCGCAGACAGGTGCTGATGGCTGACACGCTGTCCCATGTATCGCTGGCAGGGGTGGCGCTCGGTTCTGTGCTGCAGTTGAATCCCGCGCTCAGCGGCTTTCTGGTTGCCGTCACCGGAGGGGTAATCATCGAGCAGCTTCGCCGTTCTTACCGTACATACAGTGAGGTTCCCACAGCTATTATTATGACTTCCGGGCTTGCGCTGGCGGTTGTGCTCATGAACCTGAAGCAGAATTTGAGCAAGAGCTTCAGCTCCTATCTGTTCGGCTCCATCGTAGCTGTGAGCAATACGCAGTTAATCCTGATCGGGCTTGTGGCGGCTTGCGGCCTCATTTACTTCATAGTCCTGCGCAGACCGCTGTACAGCCTTACTTTTGATGAAGAAACAGCCAGCATCAGCGGCGTGCATACAAAGCTTCTGTCCTTTTCGTTCGCAGTACTTACTGGGATGACCGTGGCTGCTGCCATGCCGGTGGTCGGCGTGCTGCTGGTATCCGCTCTGATCGTTCTTCCGGCTTCAATAGCACTGAGAGTTGCCTCTGGCTTCACCTCCGCCATCGTCATCTCAATGCTTGCCGGCCTGACCGGGGTATTCAGCGGACTGACAGCCTCTTATTATATCAACACGCCGCCCGGAGGCACCATCGCCCTCGTCCTGCTGTTCCTGCTGCTGGTCGCCATGGCTCTGCAAAAGCTGATCACCTTAAAAAAGCGCCGCAGCAAATATACGATTTCACTACAGAATAGGAGCTAAGCCATTATGTTGAAATTCAGAAACCGTTACCTTGCCGCCTTGTCCCTGTCCGCCCTGCTGATTGCCGCAGGCTGCGGCAGCGGAAACAATAACAGTGGCAGTGCAAGTCCTTCTGCCGCTCCGGCAGGCAGCCCGGCTGCAGAAGCAACCGCTGCCCCCCAAGCGGATAAGCTGGATATCAAAGTCAGCTTCTATCCGATGTATGAATTTACCAGGAATATCGCCGGAGATCTTGCCGATGTAGAATCCCTGGTTCCTGCCGGAACCGAGCCGCATGACTGGGAGCCTTCCGCGCAGGATATGGCCAAAATTACCGATGCGGACGTGCTGATTTACAATGGTGCAGGCATGGAAGGCTGGATCGGGCAGGTACTCGAAGCCGCTTCCGGCAGCAGTCTGGTTGCTGTGGAAGCCAGCAAAGGTCTGGATATTATAGCCGGGACAGAAGAAACCGCGCATACCCACGAAGGTGAGGTGCATGCCGAAGAAAGTCATGACCACGAGCACGGAGAGGAAGGTCATGATCACGATCATGATCACGCTGCCGAAGAAGCTCATGATCATGAGCATGATCACGCAGCCGAAGAAGGACATGATCATGAGCATGATCATGCTGCCGAAGAAAGTCATGACCACGAGCACGACCATGCTGCTGGAGAAGAACACGCCCATAGCCATGAGGAAGGAGAGCATGCTCATGACCACGACCACGGCGGTCTGGATCCTCACGTGTGGCTGGCACCTTCCCTGGCCATCCGGGAAGTCCGGACCATTGAAGCTGCATTGTCGGAAATTTCTCCGGAGAACGCCGCTGCGTTCAAGGCTAACGCGGATGCCTACGTGGCCAAGCTGGAACAGCTGGACCAGGACTTCAAGGCAGGGCTGCAGAACGTCAAACGCAAAGATTTTATTACACAGCATGCCGCCTTTGGTTATCTGGCACGGGAATACGGGCTGACCCAGGTGCCGATCGCCGGTCTTTCCCCGGAACAGGAGCCTTCTGCGGCGCAAATGGCGGAAATTGTGGACTTTGCCAAGGAGCATGAGGTGAAAACCATCTTTTTTGAGACGCTGGCCTCCTCAAGTGTTGCCGGGACCATTGCAAAGGAGATTGGCGCCAAGACGGCCGTGCTTAATCCTATAGAAGGCCTTACGGAAGAGGA
Coding sequences:
- a CDS encoding permease, giving the protein MFILSPFKILPLLFPAVFLIILGMVWLPEHPELLNNAYMDTFKTSFIGILLEAMPFVLLGALLSSLLRVFVPDETISRWIPRHPVPAILAGCMLGIIFPVCECGMIPLVRRLMHKGMPLYVAVVFILSGPVLNPVVYGATLTAFRSHPGLAYARMGLAFAVAALIGFIIYATVKKTPLRLSIPRESLEPHHGNTPGGRLVAIFVHTSDEFFEMGKYLIIGCLLTAGIQSFMDHGSLAAIGGQPLGSYLFMMGLAFVLSLCSTSDAFVASTFLHTFPSGSLLAFMVLGPMLDLKNSLMLLSLFKTKFALYLFFLIFSTVFIGSVLASMWL
- a CDS encoding GTP-binding protein translates to MKIPVMILSGFLGSGKTTLLLTLLKESKARGLTPGVVMNELGKRDVDGYILEEHAGASVEKLLDGCVCCSRREDLPRSLNALMAKRPDIIFIELTGVADPEEIAGSLQDISLSEHLALHYTITLVDAENMLEYNSRLSADRQLVRTLRKQLTGGDLIIVNKSDLVEQETLWKIEKTVRKYNAESEIVFTHYSEINLAPLLAGISPRVSRPAAQRISRNVNGSALKRTASGYSRGGTALQEADTEREASYSQVSAVTLTFPRSGEEGISSGQLENFFREWGDTLLRAKGHVRLSGEESVQLVQFAGNRTEWEPSRYPGLPYLVFIGLNLNEAQLTERWTALFQ
- the rpmG gene encoding 50S ribosomal protein L33, giving the protein MRVTVTLACTETGDRNYTTTKNKKNQPGRLEMKKYCPRLKRVTLHRETR
- a CDS encoding GTP-binding protein, which gives rise to MKKIPVTVLSGYLGSGKTTLLNHILHNRDGLKVAVIVNDMSEVNVDANLVKSGNTLSRTEEKLVEMSNGCICCTLRDDLLREVGNLAAEGRFDYILIESSGISEPVPVAQTFTYADPDLDIDLTTLARLDTMVTVVDANRFWHDFASGDSLLDRNTTAGEGDTRDIVDLLIDQIETCDVLLLNKCDLVEERELNKLEAVLRRLQPGAKIIRTVNGVVDPKEILNTGLFDFEKTSMSSGWIAELNKEEHTPETEEYGITSFVYRRRTPFHPQRLSFFFSNWPEEVVRAKGLVWLAAKGDLAGSLSQAGPSIQFGPAGYWLATLPEEQQLEVLASEPDVKARWDGKWGDRMNEIVFIGIGLDRAAVEARLDRALLTEEEMGEDWSRFNNPLPWPSEELLAAAQE
- a CDS encoding metal ABC transporter ATP-binding protein, coding for MLLSSMRDVVFGYGDEPVIESLSLDIEAGQFIGITGPNGAAKTTLLKLMLGLLRPWSGTVTLNREVSRGGKLAVGYVPQQVASFNAGFPSKVIELVRSGCHSRLGLFGRFTKEQERIVENSLRQVDMWEYRDKRIGELSGGQKQRICIARALAQQPQVLVLDEPATGMDIASRKGFYELMRHDVSVHGRTVVMVTHSLEEAGPYLDTVISLEQQEQEGWTCLVTNSCSAHFGPGA
- a CDS encoding metal ABC transporter permease, producing MDMLGYEFMQRAFWAGGLIGLIAPLLGVYLMLRRQVLMADTLSHVSLAGVALGSVLQLNPALSGFLVAVTGGVIIEQLRRSYRTYSEVPTAIIMTSGLALAVVLMNLKQNLSKSFSSYLFGSIVAVSNTQLILIGLVAACGLIYFIVLRRPLYSLTFDEETASISGVHTKLLSFSFAVLTGMTVAAAMPVVGVLLVSALIVLPASIALRVASGFTSAIVISMLAGLTGVFSGLTASYYINTPPGGTIALVLLFLLLVAMALQKLITLKKRRSKYTISLQNRS
- a CDS encoding metal ABC transporter substrate-binding protein, which codes for MLKFRNRYLAALSLSALLIAAGCGSGNNNSGSASPSAAPAGSPAAEATAAPQADKLDIKVSFYPMYEFTRNIAGDLADVESLVPAGTEPHDWEPSAQDMAKITDADVLIYNGAGMEGWIGQVLEAASGSSLVAVEASKGLDIIAGTEETAHTHEGEVHAEESHDHEHGEEGHDHDHDHAAEEAHDHEHDHAAEEGHDHEHDHAAEESHDHEHDHAAGEEHAHSHEEGEHAHDHDHGGLDPHVWLAPSLAIREVRTIEAALSEISPENAAAFKANADAYVAKLEQLDQDFKAGLQNVKRKDFITQHAAFGYLAREYGLTQVPIAGLSPEQEPSAAQMAEIVDFAKEHEVKTIFFETLASSSVAGTIAKEIGAKTAVLNPIEGLTEEELSSNLDYIGVMRQNLEALQAALNE